The genomic window AATTGCCACTGTTTTAGCATAGTCCTGTTGTTCATCACTAACAGGTAATAATCGCAGTTGAATGGGAGCTAACCACAAAGGAAAATCCCCTGCATAATTCTCAATTAAGATGCCAAAAAATCGCTCTAACGAGCCAAAAATAGCCCGATGAATCATAATAGGTTGTTGGCGACTTCCATCAGCAGCTACATATTCCATGCCAAAACGTTCAGGTAGATTAAAATCAACTTGAATGGTGGAACATTGCCACAGCCTTCCGATGGCATCTTTAATTTTAATATCAATTTTGGGTCCATAAAAAGCTCCTCCTCCTCGATCTTCAAGATAATTCCATTGTTTATTATTTAAGGCTTTTATTAATGCTTCAGTTGCTAATTGCCAAACTTGATCACTCCCTACAGATTTTTCAGGACGAGTGGATAAATTGACTTCATAATCAGTAAACCCAAAATCAGAAAGTATTTTTTCCGTTAAATTTAGGACCCCCAGAATTTCATCAGCAATTTGTTCCGGTAAACAGAAAATATGAGCATCATCTTGAGTAAACCCTCGTACCCGCATTAAACCATGTAAGACCCCAGATTTTTCATAGCGATAAACTGTTCCTAATTCTGCCCATTTTAAAGGAAATTCTCGATAAGAATGCAGGTCATCTTTATAGGTTAAAACATGAAAAGGACAGTTCATCGGTTTAATTTGATAAGTTTGATGTTCAACAGCCATTGCCTCAAACATATTTTCTCGATAAAAGTCCCAATGTCCTGATGTTTTCCATAGGTCTAAATTAGCAACATGGGGCGTATAAAGAAATTGATATCCGTCTTCTAAATGAGCGTTGCGCCAATAATCTTCGATTAAATAACGCATCATTGCCCCTCTAGGATGCCAAAAAACTAAGCCCCCTCCAGCATCTTCTTGGATACTAAAGAGTTTTAATTGTTGTCCTAACTTGCGGTGATCTCTCCGTTGTGCTTCTTCTTTTTGTGTCAGATAAGCTTGTAACTGTTCGGGAGTTTCCCACGCTGTCCCATAAATGCGCTGTAACTGCGGTTTGCTCTCATCTCCTTGCCAATAAGCCCCCGCCACACTTTCTAAAGCAAAAGCCTCCGGGTGAATTTCTCCCGTAAAATTGAGATGAGGCCCCGCACATAAATCCCACCAACAGGTATCAGGAGGCACGAGAACAGGGTTAATTAAAGAGGGTTGTTGTTCTGGTATATTCCCTCGTCCTCCGTCGGGACTCCCAATAAAATAGCGGGTAATGGACTCTGTTTCAGGAATGCTCTCTAAAATTTCAAGTTTATAGGGTTCGTTAAGTTCTGCAATTTCTGTCTGAATTTCAGCACGATCTACCACTTCTCGGATAATAGGTAGGTTTGCTTTGATAATTCTTCTCATTTCTCCTTCAATCTTTTTCATATCTTCTGGAGTAAAGGGGGTCAAGCGGTCAAAGTCGTAGTAAAAACCTGTTTCTGTCCAGGGGCCAATGGTTACTTTTGTCTCAGGAAACAGAGTTTGAACCGCCATCCCTAAAACATGAGCGCAGGTATGACGGATTTTTACCAGTTGTTGTCGGTCTTTATCTAGGAGTGGGGTGAGTTGGTTACTCATGCTATAAAAATGATAATCATTATTATCTTGACACAAAGAATAGTTTACTATAAAAATGATAATCATTATCAAAAAAGTGACCTGTGATGAATTCCGCAAACTTAGAAAAGGTGGACATAGCCATTGTAGGTGCCGGTCCGCAAGCGTTAACATTAGTGACTCATATTCTGCAAAAAAAGGCCAAATTTCGCCGTCGTATGGTGGTTTTAGACCCTAGTGGCAGTTGGTTAAGTCAATGGCGACATCAGTTTGCCGCCCAAAACATCCCCCATTTAAGATCCCCGGCGGTACATCATCCCCATCCTAACCCCTATCAGTTGAGAAAATTTGCCGAACATCGTTCAGATGAATTATTTGCCCCTTATGACTTACCAGGGACAAATTTATTTAATGATTTTTGTGAGGATCTTGTTAAAAGTTGGCAGTTAGAAAATTTAGTTTATTCTGATAAAGTAACTCGAATTTTGCCGATAAAAGTTCGTTCATATAATCGATTTCAATTAATGTTAGAAAGTGGTAATCAATTAATTGTTCGTCGAGTTATTTTAGCAACAGGGGGTGGAATTCCTCAATTTCCTGATTGGGTCAATAACATTAAAAAAACCTATCCTCAAGATAGATTATTACATTCTCAGCAGATAGATTTAAGAACAGTCAAATTAAAAAATAAACGAATTTTAATTATTGGTGGAGGCTTAACTTCTGGACATTTAGCAGTGGGGGCAATTGAGCAAGGGGCTAAGGTTATTTTAATGGCAAGACGACAGTTAAAAGAAAAATTATTTGACGCTGATCCAGGTTGGTTAGGTCCAAAATATTTAAAGGATTTTTATTTAGAATTGGACTGGGAAAAGCGATGGACCCTGATTCATCAAGCCAGAGATGGGGGATCAATGACTCCTGCTATGATGTTAAAATTAAGACGGATGACAAGGGATAAACCTTTAACCCTTGAAGAAAATTGTCAAGTGGTTAAAGCTGATTGGAAAGATAATCAATGGCAAATAAAATGTCAAGATGAAAAACATTTTTCTTGTGATCAAATTTGGTTAGCCACAGGGACACAATTTAGGGTTAATGATCATCCTTTGTTCACTGATATCCAGAAAAATTATCCGACTCAATTTGTTCAAGGATTACCTATTTTAGATCAATATTTACGTTGGCCATCCTTAGAATTATTTATAATGGGAGGCTTATCTGCTTTACAAATTGGTCCCGTTGCCCGTAATTTAGCAGGGGCAATTAAAGGGAGTCAAAGAATTGCTGAAGCCTTAATTAAGCCCAGTTTAGCTATGCTTTAATTATAACAAAAAAGCTAGGGTAGGTAATACCTACTAAATATCGTAGATCAACAATAAATAATTTGTTAAACTATCAATAGTAGTTATTCTCAATCAACAATTTCAGTATCATGAAATCAGCAATCTTCTTCACGCTTATTTCTCTTGGAATAACCAGCCATTCTCTTGTGAATGCTCAAATTCCTATCCGAGAACTACAACGAAATACAGGGATCTCAATTTTTGGTGAAGTCAAAGATGTCGTAGGAAACGAATTTATTTTAGATGATGGAACAGGACACATTATTGTGGATGCAGGCCCGCGCTGGTATCATCAGATTAATGTAACTTCGGGTGAAAAAATAACCGTTGTTGGAAAATATGATGATGATGATTTTGATGCTTACACCATTAGGAAAAATAATGGTGAAGTGATTCAAATTCGTCAACCCGATGGACCTCCTCCTTGGGCTGGTGGTCGTGGTCAAGGAAGATAGAAATTATCTGATATCCTAATCATTTTAGAACTGAACTTCCCCATCAAAAAATCGCTGATAGCTGATGGCTGAACGCTTACAAACCAGCGGATTTAATCGAAGGTGCAAGATGTAAGTCTTATACAAAATAAGGAAACAGTTTTAACTTTATAGCGTTTCTTGGACTCATGAGGTACACCTAATATTTAACTCCTGACTCCTGACTCCTGACTCCTGACTCCTAAAACTAGAAAATAGTGTACCTCACAAGTATGAGAACTGCTATATCAATTTCACTACAGAAGAATATTCCATAACCCAATCGCTAAAATCGAAGTAGATATATGTTGAACCATTAAATATTGAAAAGGCAATTTAGCAATTTTTTGAGTCAAAATGATTGATAAAACCACTCCAAAAATTAACAAGGTTTCTTGTAAAAAAGTAATAACAGCCGGATGAGCCACCATAACAGGAACTCCTTGCACAGAAAAGCCAAAGGTAGCTAAAGTAATGGGCAAGATTTGCCCAGCTTCTCCTAAACCAAGGGGCAAGTAATAAGCCAAATTCCCCGCTAAAACTAAAGGTAAATAACCGTATGCTAATTCCTTGAAGGGGCGAATTTTAACAGTGGATTGAAACCCGCCTAAAAAACCCATGATTTGATGAAAAACCAGAGGGAGTAATGCCGGCAAACTTAATACTAGAACAGCTAATCCTGAATGTATCCAAAATTGATTGAGATCCCAGGAAAACCCCAATTGAGCTTGTACCTGTGGCAAGCGATGTAAAAACACTGCATCTAATAATAAAAGCAGCAAAGCCACTTCATAACTTCGGGGGACATGAGTGGTCCATAACTCAATCCCAGGTGGGCGTAAATTAAACTCCACAGAACGATGGGGACAAGCTTTTAAACAGGTCATACATAAAACGCAATCTCGATTGTCTTCAAGTTGGGCAGGATGTGAATAGAGAGGACAACCATTGGTTTCTAACCCTTCCCCTTTTTGGGGGCCACCTTTGTAACATTGATAAGTCGTGCATTGTGCAGAACAGGTTCCTTGTTGCCCTCGTAATTCTGTCATGGAGAGTTTAGCAAACATTCCATTCATGCCACCAATGGGACATAAATAACGACACCAAAAGCGACGTTCAAAAATCGTTGAGCAAATCATTGCTCCAGCCGTGATTAATAACAATAAACAAGAAGATAAATAAGCCGTGTTTTTTAAATCCCAGAGTTCTTCCCACAACAAAATTACGGCAAATAAACCCCATAAAAACCATCCACCCCAAGTTTCAGCTTCGTGACGGGGCCATTTTTTAAGTTTTCTCGGAAATAACCATAATGACACTTTTTGAGTGAGTTCTCCATAAATCATAAACGGACAAACAGCACACCACAATCTACCCACAAAGAGAAAACCTATCAACACCAGTGGCCACCACCAAGCCCAAAATAGATTTAAGGCAAAATTTTCTGCTCTTGTTTGGGGGCCAATCCACAGAATAATATTGATTAGAGCAAAGGCGATTACAGTAAAACCATAATTAAGTCTGTCAGGATACCATGGACTGCGAAAAAACTGACGTAAGCGAGGATATCCTTTGAGAAGATTAAAGCGAAATTGCTGTTTTTTGCTTTGTGATGGCCAAATAATTTCTTCGGTGATTTCCTGATAGCCTTCTAACTGTACCAGCGCCCGTTCGATCAGATTTTCCAGTTCTCTCAAATTGTTGGGGAAGTCGTAAGCTTGGAGTTTTCGGATAGCTTCGGGAGTAATGCTAACTTTGGCTGTTCCCCTTCTGCGACACATCAAACTGATGTAGTAAGTCACTAAATCTTCAATGTCTTTTTTGCGAACTCGCAAAGGGGGAACTTTAATAATATTCTCTATCAACCCATCAATATTAGAGAGCTTTTTTTCAGAGATAACAATAATTCGACATTGACTGGTTTTGGCACTCGAAGGAGTGTTTTCTGAACGGCTTACGGGGTAATAAGTACCATCTTTTAATAATTGAGCAATGGGTTTGAATAACTCAGGGGAAAGTTCTTGAAGATTATTGAGTATCAGCGTTCCTTTGCCTAATGCTTCAAGTAAGCTCAATTTGCCCCCAACTCGCCCAAATAATTCAGCCCCACTGGCTTGTAATTGAGAACAGTTAATTTGAATAATTGGCTCTCGACGAAAAGGGGAACTAAAATGAAGTAAGGTGGCGAGATTGTCTTTTTGTAGGCCAGGTTCGCCAAAAATCAATACAGGTTGACGATTATCTGAGAAGTTTTTGATCTGCGATCGCAATTTAATAGCGTAACGACTCTTACCAATGACTCCCCGTTTCACTTTCGTGACTAAATAAGGACGTAAAATGGTTTGTCGTTCCTGTTGAAAACTTAATTCAGAAGATAATTCTTTAAGTTCTAAGGCTAATTGTTGCGAAAAGGCTTGAGTTATTTCTGGATATTGTTGGAGTAATGACTTAAAGTCTTCGGCATCTATGCACCATAATTCGCATCGGTTTAACGTCACTAATGTTCTGGAAACGGGTTGCTCTAATATTAACGCCCTGAGATTAATTAAGGTTCCTGTCAGTAAACTAGCTTCTGGGGTTCCTTGACTTTGAATTTGTCCAGATTTGAGAATATAAAGTCTTTCAGGGGCAGTTCCACCTTTAACTAACGTTTGTTCCCCTTCCACCGTAATTAACTTCATGTGAAGGGCGATGGCTTCAAGCACCTCAGAAGTTAATACAGTTAGGGGAGTATGTTCTCTTAGCCAAGTGATTAAATCAGAAGTAGCCATTGCTAAGTTGTCTCAATTTTCTTTTTATTTTAGAGCTTTTATTAGCCTTCGGGTGGGAGGCAGGAAGCAGGTGTTAGGTGTACTTCATGAGTCCGAAAAACACTATATCTCCATCATTTTAGACTGAGTTTCCTAAAAATTGTTTAATCTTTTCTGTCACTAATTCTGAGAATTCTTCGTATATTCCTAGGGTTCCAGGTAGAGAAACAGTTTTAACTTGATCAATTTCCCTAATTGCTTCCATTTCTTGTTTAGAATAGGGGGGAGATTGTTCAGCAATAATGGTTAAAATTGGTTGAGATAAAGATTTAATTAAACTTAAAACATCTTCCCTAGTTTCTATGGGATCTAAGTTTCCTGTGACAAAAGCAACAGGCGCAAATCTTGCCCCTTTTTGTTGGGTAATATTGCGTTTATTGGTAATAAATTCATCGGTTAATTTTGTGCTATCAACATAAACATGACGACGATACATTAACTTAAGAAAACTAGGGGTTGTATTCAGATAATAAAGAAACTGACCAATAATAGGCGTTCTGACTAGATTTTTCAATAAATTTCTGATACTTTTGGGAACACCCATTACCCTTAAAGGACCTCGCCAAGTTGGGGCAATTAAAATCAGTTTACTAACAGTTTCAGGGGCAATTTTAGCTAAGTCTAAAGCATAACCAACACTATGTCCGGCAGCAATAATGATCACAGGTTTTTGAAACGTAGCGTTAACAAAATCTTTGAGTAATTGATGATAAAGTTGAGGATTATAATCTACCGCAGGCCGTTGAGAGTCCCCAAATCCTAACCAGTCTAACAAATAAACTTGATAGTGTTGGGCTAATAATTGAGCAATTCCTGTCATTTCTGTCCGACTCGAAACGGTACTAAAAGCAGGTAAGAGTAAAACGGGATTTCCTTGACCTAATGTTTCGTAAGTCACTTGAAATTGCTCATTTTCCCAAGGCCAATTATATTGCTCGATAGTTCCTTGAGTATTGATTTTTGAGGCTTGAATCGTATTCATAAACATTAATTATTGTCAATTATTTGTAACAAATATTAAAGAAAATTATCGATTATTGTTTATCTGATGAGCTAATGACCAATAATCACAATTATAACAAAATTGAGTTATGAATAAACTTAGGTGAGCAATGCCCACCTAAGCACTTTATTTATGCCAAACACTGATTAAGTTGTTGTTTGAGCATTTCCCCATCTAAATTACGTCCAATTAACACTAATTGATTTCGGGGAGTGGTTTTCCAGTCATCAGCATTCATCGTATAACGTTTCCCACTCAGTTGAAAAATATGGCGTAATTGACTTTCTTGAAACCATAATATTCCTTTTGCTCGAAAAACATTAGTAGTCAAATCATCCACAAAAAAGTTTTGAAATTTCTCTACAATAAAAGGGCGATCGCTTTCAAAAGCAATAGAAACAAATCCATCTATGGTTAAATGATCAGAATGGTGATGGTGATGATCGTGATCATGTTCATGATCATGGTGGTGATGATGTTCAGTTGTGTCTTCTATCCTAAAATTCTCAGCATTATTAACATCAATATCGAGAATTAAAGGAAGAGGAACTTCTGTATATTGACTATGAATAATTCTCGCCCCTGACTTAATTTGATTAATATCTGTTTCTAATTGTTTAACTTTTTCATCTGAGATTAAATCGGTTTTATTGAGCAGAATAATATCACCATAAGTAATCTGACGTAATGCAGCTTCACTTTGAGAATGTTCAGAGGTAAAGGTTTCTGCATCAACAACAGTTAAAATAGAATCGAGTCGGGTCATGTCCCGTAATTCAGTATTCAGAAAGGTTAAAGCAATAGGCAACGGATCAGCCACTCCTGTGGTTTCTAAA from Crocosphaera subtropica ATCC 51142 includes these protein-coding regions:
- the thrS gene encoding threonine--tRNA ligase; this encodes MSNQLTPLLDKDRQQLVKIRHTCAHVLGMAVQTLFPETKVTIGPWTETGFYYDFDRLTPFTPEDMKKIEGEMRRIIKANLPIIREVVDRAEIQTEIAELNEPYKLEILESIPETESITRYFIGSPDGGRGNIPEQQPSLINPVLVPPDTCWWDLCAGPHLNFTGEIHPEAFALESVAGAYWQGDESKPQLQRIYGTAWETPEQLQAYLTQKEEAQRRDHRKLGQQLKLFSIQEDAGGGLVFWHPRGAMMRYLIEDYWRNAHLEDGYQFLYTPHVANLDLWKTSGHWDFYRENMFEAMAVEHQTYQIKPMNCPFHVLTYKDDLHSYREFPLKWAELGTVYRYEKSGVLHGLMRVRGFTQDDAHIFCLPEQIADEILGVLNLTEKILSDFGFTDYEVNLSTRPEKSVGSDQVWQLATEALIKALNNKQWNYLEDRGGGAFYGPKIDIKIKDAIGRLWQCSTIQVDFNLPERFGMEYVAADGSRQQPIMIHRAIFGSLERFFGILIENYAGDFPLWLAPIQLRLLPVSDEQQDYAKTVAIRLKKAGYRVEVDTSGERLGKQIRLSELEKIPVVAIVGKREVESQTLSIRTRQGGDLGTITVADLRERFKIAITNKKAF
- a CDS encoding FAD/NAD(P)-binding protein, encoding MNSANLEKVDIAIVGAGPQALTLVTHILQKKAKFRRRMVVLDPSGSWLSQWRHQFAAQNIPHLRSPAVHHPHPNPYQLRKFAEHRSDELFAPYDLPGTNLFNDFCEDLVKSWQLENLVYSDKVTRILPIKVRSYNRFQLMLESGNQLIVRRVILATGGGIPQFPDWVNNIKKTYPQDRLLHSQQIDLRTVKLKNKRILIIGGGLTSGHLAVGAIEQGAKVILMARRQLKEKLFDADPGWLGPKYLKDFYLELDWEKRWTLIHQARDGGSMTPAMMLKLRRMTRDKPLTLEENCQVVKADWKDNQWQIKCQDEKHFSCDQIWLATGTQFRVNDHPLFTDIQKNYPTQFVQGLPILDQYLRWPSLELFIMGGLSALQIGPVARNLAGAIKGSQRIAEALIKPSLAML
- a CDS encoding DNA-binding protein, whose product is MKSAIFFTLISLGITSHSLVNAQIPIRELQRNTGISIFGEVKDVVGNEFILDDGTGHIIVDAGPRWYHQINVTSGEKITVVGKYDDDDFDAYTIRKNNGEVIQIRQPDGPPPWAGGRGQGR
- a CDS encoding sigma 54-interacting transcriptional regulator; protein product: MATSDLITWLREHTPLTVLTSEVLEAIALHMKLITVEGEQTLVKGGTAPERLYILKSGQIQSQGTPEASLLTGTLINLRALILEQPVSRTLVTLNRCELWCIDAEDFKSLLQQYPEITQAFSQQLALELKELSSELSFQQERQTILRPYLVTKVKRGVIGKSRYAIKLRSQIKNFSDNRQPVLIFGEPGLQKDNLATLLHFSSPFRREPIIQINCSQLQASGAELFGRVGGKLSLLEALGKGTLILNNLQELSPELFKPIAQLLKDGTYYPVSRSENTPSSAKTSQCRIIVISEKKLSNIDGLIENIIKVPPLRVRKKDIEDLVTYYISLMCRRRGTAKVSITPEAIRKLQAYDFPNNLRELENLIERALVQLEGYQEITEEIIWPSQSKKQQFRFNLLKGYPRLRQFFRSPWYPDRLNYGFTVIAFALINIILWIGPQTRAENFALNLFWAWWWPLVLIGFLFVGRLWCAVCPFMIYGELTQKVSLWLFPRKLKKWPRHEAETWGGWFLWGLFAVILLWEELWDLKNTAYLSSCLLLLITAGAMICSTIFERRFWCRYLCPIGGMNGMFAKLSMTELRGQQGTCSAQCTTYQCYKGGPQKGEGLETNGCPLYSHPAQLEDNRDCVLCMTCLKACPHRSVEFNLRPPGIELWTTHVPRSYEVALLLLLLDAVFLHRLPQVQAQLGFSWDLNQFWIHSGLAVLVLSLPALLPLVFHQIMGFLGGFQSTVKIRPFKELAYGYLPLVLAGNLAYYLPLGLGEAGQILPITLATFGFSVQGVPVMVAHPAVITFLQETLLIFGVVLSIILTQKIAKLPFQYLMVQHISTSILAIGLWNILL
- a CDS encoding alpha/beta fold hydrolase, which gives rise to MFMNTIQASKINTQGTIEQYNWPWENEQFQVTYETLGQGNPVLLLPAFSTVSSRTEMTGIAQLLAQHYQVYLLDWLGFGDSQRPAVDYNPQLYHQLLKDFVNATFQKPVIIIAAGHSVGYALDLAKIAPETVSKLILIAPTWRGPLRVMGVPKSIRNLLKNLVRTPIIGQFLYYLNTTPSFLKLMYRRHVYVDSTKLTDEFITNKRNITQQKGARFAPVAFVTGNLDPIETREDVLSLIKSLSQPILTIIAEQSPPYSKQEMEAIREIDQVKTVSLPGTLGIYEEFSELVTEKIKQFLGNSV
- a CDS encoding CobW family GTP-binding protein, with protein sequence MTQTLSVPNKSPLNLPKQGMPVTIITGFLGSGKTTLVNHILTNNQQLKVAVLVNEFGDIDIDSQLLVSIDENMVALSNGCICCTINDDLVEAVYQVLEQGDNIDYLILETTGVADPLPIALTFLNTELRDMTRLDSILTVVDAETFTSEHSQSEAALRQITYGDIILLNKTDLISDEKVKQLETDINQIKSGARIIHSQYTEVPLPLILDIDVNNAENFRIEDTTEHHHHHDHEHDHDHHHHHSDHLTIDGFVSIAFESDRPFIVEKFQNFFVDDLTTNVFRAKGILWFQESQLRHIFQLSGKRYTMNADDWKTTPRNQLVLIGRNLDGEMLKQQLNQCLA